AGTAAGGATTAAAGCCTCAACAACAGCAGCTGAAAGCTCAGAGAAAGAGATAAATGTCGATTACATAGGGTTGTCGATAGAAGAAGATAACATATAGAGTGAGTAAAATTCATGATAAAATTTCGCGACCGGATTTAATCCAGACGTTGTAAAATGAGACTTATTAAAATTAAAAAAATTAAAAAATCGGGGATAGGGGAATTGGCTTGCCAGAAGTAAAAAAAATTATCGAAAACTCCAGTGCTGTTTCGGATGTCCTGGGGGAGATACTCATGACAACAGTAGCGGTTATCTTAATCGGTTCAATAGCCGTGTCCATTTTTTCATATGGCGGACCGGATGACAACCCACACACTCAGGTGAATGAATGGATAGATGTTGAGACGGACACGATCCATCTGGAGAATAGTGGAGGAGAGTTTATCGACACAGGAGATATTGAAATTGTGGTAAATGTCAACGGAATCCGATATACTTATTCCTCTTCTAACATTTCCGAGAACCTGGGGAATAAAAACAGCTGGGAGCTGGGAGACAGAATAGAGATCAACACCTCAAGCGAATGGAATCTCCAAATAGAAGAGGAAGACGAGGTAGACATGTACCTTATCGATAAGCGTTCAAAGAAGGTGTTCCAGAAACTTCGGCTCTCCACCGGGGAAAATTGAGATTTGAAGCTGGCAGCTCAGGAACAGCTGGTGCGAGCATTGTCGACCCTAATGTTAGTTTTATGGTGTTGCATGTAAGTTAAAAACCAAAGCAGGAAAGGGAAATAGATGAAAAATAGACTCTTTGAATCAATCTCTTCTTTTTATAGATCCGAATCAGGGATAGCAGCCGCTGTTGCTGCGGCTCTGCTTCTAGGGATTTTAGTCGTTTCTATGACAACAATCCAGGTCCAGTACGTGCCTGTCTGGAAAGAAGATGCGGAATACTCCCATATGTCCGATGTCTGGCAGGACATGTCCAGATTCAAGTCTAATGTTGACATTCTGGCAGCAGGCTTAGAAATGAACCCGAA
This window of the Methanosarcina mazei S-6 genome carries:
- a CDS encoding type IV pilin N-terminal domain-containing protein; the protein is MPEVKKIIENSSAVSDVLGEILMTTVAVILIGSIAVSIFSYGGPDDNPHTQVNEWIDVETDTIHLENSGGEFIDTGDIEIVVNVNGIRYTYSSSNISENLGNKNSWELGDRIEINTSSEWNLQIEEEDEVDMYLIDKRSKKVFQKLRLSTGEN